Genomic DNA from Acidimicrobiales bacterium:
TCACGTCACCGCCGAATCGGGACATCTCGGCCTTGAGCTTCTTGCCGCCGGTGACGTCCTTCTTCTTGGCCGTGAAGGTGCCAGATCCGATGAGATGCGTGATGCCCTGGGTGACCGGGTCGAGTTGGGCCCACGCCGCTGGGTCGTTGCGGTTGGTGATGGCCCAGCCGGACGCATCGTGGTGCAGATCGATCGCTCGCTTCTCGGCGGCCAGCATGAGGGTGGCGACATAGGCGTCGTCGCGGTTGCTCTCCTCGAGGACGTATGACGCCTGCGCCGGGCCGATGCCGTCCGGAGGTGCGTACATCAGTGGGAACGGCGGTGTGATCTCGACCGATCGCCGGGCAGCGGAGAGACCGAGCGCGCTGGTTCCGGCGGTCAGGAGTGCCACCAATCCGATCAGGAACGGATGGGTGCCGAGGACCGGATCGAACCGAGCCGGCCACGGGAGAGCGTTGCCGCTCGCCGGGCGCGGGATCGAGAGCGAGGTGCGAAGAGTGACGGGCGTGTTGGGTCCGAGATCGGCGGCATGGACGGCCAGCTCGGACGTGCCCGCTCCCGTCAGGTCACAGGCCGGTGGTTCGGTCCCCAGTCCGACGCCACATCGGATGGCCTCGGCGGCGGCGGGCAGGTGCACGGTGAGGTCGGCCGAGTCGATGCGCTGCGCCCAGCCGGCCGGGATCAGGTTCCAGTAGAAGGCGGATGGTCGCTCGCCTTCGCCATCGATGATGACACCGTCGATGGCGTAGGCGATCTGGTAGATGTGCTGGCCGGGGGACACGTAGGCATCGGGTGAGCCGACGCGGGCCACGGTGTAGCGCCCGCGGTCCTTGCTCGACATATCGACTCGGACCGGCGCGCCGTCCATCGTGATCGAGATGTCCTCGACGTTGCGACGAGCGCTGGTGTCGTTGTTGTCATAGCGATCCCAGAAGCGGAAGATGCCGTGCAGGCTGGGGGAGCGGGGGAAGTCGACCGTCAAGGTTTCCACGACCTCCAGCCGTCCGTCGGCGGCGAGGTCGAAGTCGGCGACGTACGACGTGATGGTGGTCGGCTCGAAGGTGGACGCCGCGGGGTTGTCGCTGGTGGGAATCAGGCCAGGGAGGAACAGGCCGAACGTGATCACGACCAGGCCGATGAGGCACGCCACGAGTCGCTTCATGTCGTGAGCCTACGCTCGACCTCGTTGGCCATGCTCAACAGGAATTCAACACCGGATCACGTCGATCGTCGCCGCAAACGCACCATCGTTTCGCTCGCGGCGCCGGCACCTGGCAGGCTGCGGACGTGACCGTCGACACCTCGGCGTCGGGCCTGACCCGATCGCAGACGCACCGCATCTTCGTCGGCATGTTGGTTTCCACCTTCTTGTCATCCCTCGACGGGACCGCCGTCTCCACCGCGCTGCCCACCATTGCCGGTGACCTCGGTGGCATCGACCAATTGCCGTGGGTGCTCACCGCCTACCTCCTCGGTTCGGTCGCCGCAACACCGCTGTACGGCAAGTTGAGCGATCTCTACGGACGGCGGGCACTCACCGAGGCGGCGCTCGGCATCTTCGTGGTCACCTCGGTGATGGCGGCGGCGTCGCAGACGATGTGGCAGCTGATCGTGTCGCGCGGGCTGCAGGGCATCGGCGGTGGCGGACTCATGGCGATGGGGTTCATCGTGATCGGCGACATCTTCTCGCCGCGTGAGCGTGGTCGCTACATGGCGTACTACACGATGAACTTCACCTTCTCCTCCATCGTTGGCCCGGTGATCGGCGGCCTCTTCGTCGACGTTGCTTCGTGGCGCTGGATCTTCCTGATCAACCTGCCGCTCGGACTGCTGGCCGTGTCGATCATCCATCGCAACCTGACGTTCCGACTGCCGGTGCGTGAGCACCGGCTCGACTTCGTCGGGGCGCTGGTGCTGGTGACTGCGGTGACGGCGCTGATCGTCGGCCTGGCGCTCGGTGGCGAGACCTACCCCTGGAGCTCGGTGCAGGTCGTGGCCCTGCTGGCTGCGGCTGCCGTAGGCGCTGTTGCTTTCGTGTTCTGGGAGCGGCGAGCGCCCGAGCCGCTACTACCGATGCGCCTGTTCTCGAACCCGACCTTTGCGATCCTGATCACGGGCAATGCGGTCTATGGCATCGCCGCGATGGGCGTACTCGCCTTCTTCCCGCTGTACTTCCAGGTTTCGCTGGGGGAGTCGCCGACTCGGGCCGGGCTGATCATTGCGTCGATGAGTATCTTCGTGACGGTCGGGTCCTATACCGCCGGGCGGATCACGACGGGAACGGGCAGGTACCGACGCCTGCTGCTGGTAGCGCCCGCCATGTCACTGCTGGCGCTCGTTGCCTTCACCTTTCTCGACGCCGACAGCCGAGCAGTCTCGGCCATCCCGTTCTTGGCCATCCTCGGCGCCTCGATGGGAACGGCGTTCCCGACCATGACCACCGCCACACAGAACTCGCTCGCCCTTCCCGATCTCGGAGCGGGCACTGCGGCCGTCAACTTCTTCCGCACACTCGGTCAGACACTCGGCGTCGGCGCCTACGGTGCGCTCCTCACGAGCCGGATCACCAGCGAGCTGGCCCGCACCGAGGCCGGTATCGACCCGAGCGAGTTGTTGTCCACGCCGGAGAACATCAAGGCGCTCGACCCGTCACTCCGTGAGGCCGTCGAATCGGCGGTGGCGGTCGCAAGCCACTCGGTCTTCCTGGCTGCGCTGCCGGTGATGGCCATCTTCACCGTGGCTGTCTGGTTCCTCCCCGAGCTCGAGCTGCGCACCACGACTGCGCTGGCCGCCCAGGAGCCGGCACCTTCGGAGACCTGAGGATCCGACGGATCGGGGTTGGGCAGACGGGCTCTCAGCGCGGTACGGCGTGCCAGTGCTCGGCGATGCCGAAGCCGACACGGCCGTCGGTGGTGAAGCGAGCCAGTCCCTCGTTGATGAAGGTGACGCCGTCGCGGCGGGGCACCTTGGTCGGGCAGATGGTGAGCACCTCGCCGTCGACCGTGATCGACTGGCCGTTGCTGTCGGTACCGACGAGCTGCACGGTCTGGTGGAGGAGCGGGTTGTCGGGGTCGAGGACCGTGGTCATGCTCACGTCGTCGAGCGACAGCGTCTCGCCGTCGCGCTGGATCCAACCCTTGCCGCGGAACGTGCCATCGGCCGTGCGGCCGCAGGTACCGCCCAGCGCGAGATCGGGTCCGAAGTTCATCGAGAACCAGTTGATGAACAGCCCGCTGGAAACGGCCTCGGGCTCCGACGACTTCGACTTCGAGCCGCTCGGCGCCTGCCACGTGCGTGGCCCCCACGACTTGTCGCGGACGCCATAGGCGTCGACCGTCCATGCATCGTCGCCGAGGCGGATCACGCCGGTCGCCCGTCCGGTCTGTTCGAAGTGACCCTGCGAGCCGCCGACGGCGTAGTGCGGTTCGCTGAGCGCCTCGAAGGAGATGTCCATCTCGAGCTGCTGCTCGACCGACCAGCCCTCGGGCCGGTCCTTGGTGGCGAGGAGCATGACGGTCGGGTCGTCCATCACCTTCGCCTCACCCGAATACACGATCGACCACTGCTGGAACGGCTCGCCCCGGCGGAGGGTGAGGTTGGCGACCTGGGGGTCGGCGTCACCCATCGAATCGATGAGCGCCGGGGTGAGGTCGGTCCGTCGTCCGTAGGTGAACGCCACCCGACCCTCGGGGAGATAAACCGCGTGGAGGGCATCGGCCCATCCGTCGTTCGGCCGGAACCCCATGCGAGTGAAGGCGCCGATGCCCGACTCGGGATCGACGAAGTTGAAGTAGTAGCTCTCGCTCCAGGCGCCGTCGTCGCCGACGGGATGGAAGCGCTCGTCACGAGGGTCGGGCGTCGTCATGGCGCCATGTCTACCCCAGCCCCGTCCTCACTTCGAACTGTGCGTCATTCTCCCCGCCATCCCCGTTCTGTGCGTCAAACTTCCCGGCTGCGGGAACTTTGACGCACAGAACGGGGGAACCCGACGTGTTTGGCGCACAGAACGGGGGAGGGGTCAGCGGGCGAGGGCGCTGATGTACTCCTGCGACGGGGCTTGGCGGTCGCGCTCGGGCTTGGCCGCCTGCCAGCTCCGGATGCCGCCGGTCAGATTCCGGACATCGAAACCACGGAGGCGGAGCATGCGATAGGCGAAGTACGACCGTTGACCGGAGAAGCAGTGGATGATGATCCGCTTGTGGGGAACGAGCTCGTCGATCCGGTCGCGCAGTTCGTCGAGCGGGATGTGGATCGAACCCGGGATGCTGCTGGTCGCCCGCTCCGAGGCGCTGCGCACGTCGAGGAGCACGGTGTCGTCGTCGAGATGGTCGACCTCGTACCAGTGGGCGATCTCGACGTCGTCGTTGACGATGTTGCGTGCGGCCATGGCGAGCAGGTTGACCGGGTCCTTCGGGGCGCCGTAGGCCGGGGCGTAGCAGAGCTCGAGCTGGGCGACGTCGTCGACCGACAACCCGCCCTGAATGGCAGTGGCGAGTACGTCGAGCCGACGAGCAGCCGACTCGTCGCCGACCACTTGGGCGCCGTAGATCGTCCCGTCCTCGGCCGAGAACACGAGCTTCATGTCGAGCATCTTGGCGCCCGGGTAGTAGCCGACATGGGAGAGCGGATGGACGTGCACGGTCTCGAAGGCGATGCCGGCTCGGCGTAGCAGTCGCTCGCTCAGGCCCGTGGCGGCGATCGTCAGGTCGAACACTCGCACGATCGCCGTGCCCCATGTGCCGCGGTACCGAGACGGCCGACCCATGACGTTGTCGGCGGCCACCCGGCCCTGACGGTTGGCCGGCCCGGCGAGC
This window encodes:
- a CDS encoding DUF2207 domain-containing protein; amino-acid sequence: MKRLVACLIGLVVITFGLFLPGLIPTSDNPAASTFEPTTITSYVADFDLAADGRLEVVETLTVDFPRSPSLHGIFRFWDRYDNNDTSARRNVEDISITMDGAPVRVDMSSKDRGRYTVARVGSPDAYVSPGQHIYQIAYAIDGVIIDGEGERPSAFYWNLIPAGWAQRIDSADLTVHLPAAAEAIRCGVGLGTEPPACDLTGAGTSELAVHAADLGPNTPVTLRTSLSIPRPASGNALPWPARFDPVLGTHPFLIGLVALLTAGTSALGLSAARRSVEITPPFPLMYAPPDGIGPAQASYVLEESNRDDAYVATLMLAAEKRAIDLHHDASGWAITNRNDPAAWAQLDPVTQGITHLIGSGTFTAKKKDVTGGKKLKAEMSRFGGDVKNWARQSGNLDTAGLGDFGRFLVIAAAAIMVVIGIWNPFSMSLLGLIPGGFAAGAASLLLPGASTLRTAKGRELWSRVGGFHRILSTPSSVDRFDFAGRQELYLAYLPWAVAFGCADNWASKYRTEMGTEPPLPIYFGPGHYSMTSSQFASSMVRDFQSTLSSAISSYEATQSSSSSGGGFSGGGGGGGGGGGSW
- a CDS encoding MDR family MFS transporter, with protein sequence MTVDTSASGLTRSQTHRIFVGMLVSTFLSSLDGTAVSTALPTIAGDLGGIDQLPWVLTAYLLGSVAATPLYGKLSDLYGRRALTEAALGIFVVTSVMAAASQTMWQLIVSRGLQGIGGGGLMAMGFIVIGDIFSPRERGRYMAYYTMNFTFSSIVGPVIGGLFVDVASWRWIFLINLPLGLLAVSIIHRNLTFRLPVREHRLDFVGALVLVTAVTALIVGLALGGETYPWSSVQVVALLAAAAVGAVAFVFWERRAPEPLLPMRLFSNPTFAILITGNAVYGIAAMGVLAFFPLYFQVSLGESPTRAGLIIASMSIFVTVGSYTAGRITTGTGRYRRLLLVAPAMSLLALVAFTFLDADSRAVSAIPFLAILGASMGTAFPTMTTATQNSLALPDLGAGTAAVNFFRTLGQTLGVGAYGALLTSRITSELARTEAGIDPSELLSTPENIKALDPSLREAVESAVAVASHSVFLAALPVMAIFTVAVWFLPELELRTTTALAAQEPAPSET